The following proteins are encoded in a genomic region of Ursus arctos isolate Adak ecotype North America unplaced genomic scaffold, UrsArc2.0 scaffold_32, whole genome shotgun sequence:
- the HES4 gene encoding transcription factor HES-4 translates to MPADTPGKPRASPLAGAPASANRAPNKPRSAAEHRKSSKPVMEKRRRARINESLSQLKTLILDAFRKDSSRHSKLEKADILEMTVRHLQSLRRVQVTAALSADPAVLGKYRAGFNECLAEVNRFLAGCEGVPADVRSRLLGHLAACLGQLGPSRRPAPPPPAAEARAPEVYAGCAPLLAFDRPFPLLRAGSAFAQRLPPGLTGAPPNVPRATLRNRGAPWRPWLR, encoded by the exons ATGCCTGCGGACACCCCAGGGAAGCCGAGAGCCTCGCCGCTGGCAGGAGCGCCGGCCAGCGCCAACAGAGCCCCGAATAAGCCCCGAAGCGCGGCGGAGCACCGAAAG TCTTCCAAGCCGGTCATGGAGAAGCGGCGCCGAGCGCGCATCAACGAAAGCCTCTCGCAGCTCAAGACCCTCATCCTGGACGCCTTCAGGAAGGAT AGCTCCCGCCATTCGAAGCTGGAGAAAGCAGACATCCTGGAGATGACGGTGAGGCACCTGCAGAGCCTGCGGCGAGTGCAGGTGACAG CCGCGCTCAGCGCTGACCCTGCCGTCCTGGGCAAGTACCGCGCCGGCTTCAACGAGTGTCTAGCGGAGGTGAATCGCTTCTTGGCCGGCTGCGAGGGCGTCCCGGCCGACGTGCGTTCTCGCCTGCTTGGCCACCTGGCGGCCTGCCTGGGCCAGCTGGGGCCCTCGCGCCGCCCGGCTCCACCGCCCCCCGCTGCGGAGGCCCGGGCGCCCGAGGTCTACGCCGGTTGCGCGCCGCTCCTGGCATTCGAccgccccttccccctgctgcgCGCTGGGTCCGCATTCGCGCAGCGGCTCCCTCCGGGCCTGACTGGGGCGCCCCCCAACGTCCCTAGGGCGACGCTGCGGAACCGGGGCGCGCCCTGGAGGCCGTGGCTGCGGTGA
- the ISG15 gene encoding ubiquitin-like protein ISG15 has product MAGNLKVKMLGGEEFLVPLRHSMLPSELKQQIAQKTGVPAFQQRLATHPAGQVLKDGVPLVSQGLCPGSTVLLVVQSCDDPLSILVRNDKGRSTAYEVRLTQTVAALKRQVCQQEHAQADLFWLSFEGKPMEDQHRLGEYGLTPQCTVFMNLRLRGG; this is encoded by the exons ATG GCGGGGAACCTGAAGGTGAAGATGCTGGGGGGCGAGGAGTTCCTGGTGCCTCTGAGGCACTCCATGCTGCCGTCGGAGCTGAAGCAGCAGATAGCCCAGAAAACTGGTGTGCCTGCATTCCAGCAGCGCCTGGCTACCCACCCTGCCGGCCAAGTGCTGAAGGACGGGGTCCCCCTCGTCAGCCAGGGCCTGTGCCCTGGCAGTACGGTCCTGCTGGTGGTGCAGAGTTGTGATGACCCCCTGAGCATCCTGGTGAGGAACGACAAGGGTCGCAGCACCGCCTACGAGGTCCGGCTGACGCAGACCGTGGCTGCGCTCAAGCGTCAGGTGTGCCAGCAGGAGCATGCGCAGGCTGACCTGTTCTGGCTGAGTTTCGAGGGGAAGCCCATGGAGGACCAGCACCGCCTCGGGGAGTACGGACTCACACCCCAGTGCACCGTGTTTATGAATTTACGCCTGCGGGGGGGGTAG